The segment GCCGAAGGCTCTGTCCTGTGTGCCTTTGGCGACACCAAGGTGCTTTGCACCGCCAGCGTGCTGGCCAAGGTGCCGCCGCACAAGAAGGGCAGCGGCGAAGGCTGGGTCACGGCCGAATACGGCATGCTGCCGCGCGCCACGCATACCCGCTCTGACCGCGAGGCCGCGCGCGGCAAGCAGACCGGCCGCACCCAGGAAATCCAGCGCCTGATCGGCCGCGCCATGCGCTCGGTGTTCGACCTGGCGGCGCTGGGTGAATACACCGTCCACCTGGACTGCGACGTGCTGCAGGCCGACGGCGGCACCCGCACCGCGGCCATTACGGGCGCCTTTGTCGCCGCCCATGACGCGGTTTCGACCATGCTGCGCGACGGCCTGATCGCGGCCAGCCCGATCCGCGACCATGTTGCCGCGGTCTCGGTCGGCATGGTCGACGGCGTGCCGGTGCTGGACCTGGACTACGCCGAGGACAGCAGCTGCGACACCGACATGAACGTGGTCATGACCGGCAGCGGCGGCTTTGTCGAGGTGCAGGGCACCGCCGAAGGCGCACCGTTCAGCCGCGCCGACCTGGACGCCATGACGCGCCTGGCCGAAGCCGGCATCGCCCGCCTGGTGCAGCACCAGCGCGAAGCGCTCGGCCTGGCCTGAGCAGCGGGACCCGCGATGCAACGCCTGGTACTGGCTTCCAACAACGCCGGCAAGCTGCGCGAATTCGGCGCGCTGCTGGCCCCGCTCGGCTTTGACGTGGTGCCCCAGGGCGAACTGGGCATTCCCGAGGCCGAAGAGCCCTTTGCCACCTTCGTCGAGAACGCGCTGGCCAAGGCCCGCCATGCCAGCCGGCTGGCCGGGCTGCCCGCGCTGGCCGACGATTCCGGCATCTGCGTGCAGGCGCTG is part of the Cupriavidus necator genome and harbors:
- the rph gene encoding ribonuclease PH, yielding MRPSGRAADALRSISLTRHYTRHAEGSVLCAFGDTKVLCTASVLAKVPPHKKGSGEGWVTAEYGMLPRATHTRSDREAARGKQTGRTQEIQRLIGRAMRSVFDLAALGEYTVHLDCDVLQADGGTRTAAITGAFVAAHDAVSTMLRDGLIAASPIRDHVAAVSVGMVDGVPVLDLDYAEDSSCDTDMNVVMTGSGGFVEVQGTAEGAPFSRADLDAMTRLAEAGIARLVQHQREALGLA